Proteins encoded in a region of the Drosophila sechellia strain sech25 chromosome 2L, ASM438219v1, whole genome shotgun sequence genome:
- the LOC6617387 gene encoding odorant receptor 22a isoform X2 yields MLSKFFPHISKKPLSERVKSRDAFIYLDRVMWSFGWTEPENKRWVLPYKLWFAFVNIVMLILLPISMSIEYLHRFKTFSAGEFLSSLEIGVNIYGSSFKCAFTMIGFKKRQEAKVLLDQLDKSFVVMNFPYFLLERRHAWRMYFPYIDPEKQFFISSIAECFLMTEAIYMDLCTDVCPLISMLMARCHISLLKQRLRNLRSEPGRTEDEYLEELTECIRDHRLILDYVDALRPVFSGTIFVQFLLIGTVLGLSMINLMFFSTFWTGVATCLFMFDVSMETFPFCYLCNMIIDDCQEMADSLFQSDWTSADRRYKSTLVYFLHNLQQPITLTAGGVFPICMQTNLAMVKLAFSVVTIIKQFNLAERFQ; encoded by the exons ATGTTAAGCAAGTTCTTTCCCCATATTAGTAAAAAGCCATTGAGTGAGAGGGTTAAGTCCCGAGATGCCTTCATTTACTTGGATCGGGTGATGTGGTCCTTTGGCTGGACAGAGCCTGAAAACAAAAG GTGGGTCCTTCCTTACAAGCTGTGGTTCGCGTTCGTGAACATAGTAATGCTCATCCTTCTGCCGATCTCGATGAGCATCGAGTACCTCCACCGGTTCAAGACCTTCTCGGCGGGGGAGTTCCTTAGTTCCCTCGAGATTGGAGTTAACATATACGGAAGCTCCTTTAAGTGCGCCTTCACCATGATAGGATTCAAGAAAAGACAGGAAGCTAAGGTTTTGCTGGATCAGCTGGACAAGAG CTTTGTGGTCATGAACTTCCCGTATTTTTTGCTTGAGAGACGCCATGCTTGGCGCATGTACTTTCCATATATCGATCCCGAAAAACAGTTTTTCATCTCCAGCATAGCCGAGTGTTTTCTGATGACGGAGGCCATCTACATGGATCTCTGTACGGATGTGTGTCCCCTGATCTCCATGCTCATGGCTCGGTGCCACATTAGCCTCCTGAAACAGCGACTGAGAAATCTCCGATCAGAGCCAGGAAGGACCGAAGATGAGTACTTGGAGGAGCTGACGGAGTGCATTCGGGATCATCGATTGATATTGGA cTATGTTGACGCATTGCGACCCGTCTTTTCGGGAACCATTTTTGTGCAATTCCTCTTGATCGGTACTGTACTGGGTCTCTCAATGATAAACCTAATGTTCTTCTCAACATTTTGGACTGGTGTCGCCACTTGCCTTTTTATGTTCGACGTGTCCATGGAGACGTTCCCCTTTTGCTATTTGTGCAACATGATTATCGATGACTGCCAAGAGATGGCGGACTCTCTTTTTCAATCGGACTGGACCTCTGCCGACCGTCGCTACAAATCCACTTTGGTATACTTTCTTCACAATCTTCAGCAGCCCATTACTCTCACGGCTGGTGGGGTGTTTCCTATTTGCATGCAAACCAATCTGGCT ATGGTGAAGCTGGCATTTTCTGTGGTCACgataattaaacaatttaactTGGCCGAAAGGTTTCAATAA
- the LOC6617385 gene encoding protein disulfide-isomerase 5-1, with product MSTFWCIYFLFSLLIWSAKSYKSQSEPSGNVTIITNLSAKPRSVDQCTPGTVLKLRVDNFFEITKGGTFFIKFYEPNCMGCHDFETTWTDLAKSFKSKENICFAELNCKFAKTICNDYELRYEPNLIWLENGEEVQQYDGDLTSPAIKIFVREMIKRNNTNKSAAERPYFHTKPIILFGWFLFAGDVISYFA from the coding sequence atgtcTACCTTTTGGTGTATTTACtttctattttcactattGATCTGGAGTGCTAAATCGTATAAATCTCAATCAGAACCTTCTGGAAATGTAACCATAATCACGAATTTGAGTGCGAAGCCAAGATCTGTAGATCAGTGCACTCCTGGCACGGTACTTAAGCTGAGAGTGGACAATTTCTTCGAAATCACCAAAGGTGGGACGTTTTTCATAAAGTTCTATGAGCCGAATTGCATGGGCTGCCACGACTTTGAAACAACCTGGACTGATTTGGCCAAATCGTTCAAGTCGAAGGAAAACATTTGTTTTGCTGAGCTTAACTGCAAATTCGCAAAAACCATATGCAACGACTATGAGCTTCGGTATGAACCAAACCTAATATGGCTGGAGAATGGGGAGGAAGTTCAGCAGTACGACGGGGACTTGACTTCCCCTGCCATTAAAATATTCGTTAGGGAAATGATTAAGCGGAATAACACCAACAAATCCGCTGCCGAGAGGCCATATTTTCACACCAAGCCAATTATCCTCTTTGGATGGTTCCTCTTTGCTGGGGATGTGATTTCgtattttgcataa
- the LOC6617387 gene encoding odorant receptor 22a isoform X3: MLSKFFPHISKKPLSERVKSRDAFIYLDRVMWSFGWTEPENKRWVLPYKLWFAFVNIVMLILLPISMSIEYLHRFKTFSAGEFLSSLEIGVNIYGSSFKCAFTMIGFKKRQEAKVLLDQLDKSIAECFLMTEAIYMDLCTDVCPLISMLMARCHISLLKQRLRNLRSEPGRTEDEYLEELTECIRDHRLILDYVDALRPVFSGTIFVQFLLIGTVLGLSMINLMFFSTFWTGVATCLFMFDVSMETFPFCYLCNMIIDDCQEMADSLFQSDWTSADRRYKSTLVYFLHNLQQPITLTAGGVFPICMQTNLAMVKLAFSVVTIIKQFNLAERFQ, translated from the exons ATGTTAAGCAAGTTCTTTCCCCATATTAGTAAAAAGCCATTGAGTGAGAGGGTTAAGTCCCGAGATGCCTTCATTTACTTGGATCGGGTGATGTGGTCCTTTGGCTGGACAGAGCCTGAAAACAAAAG GTGGGTCCTTCCTTACAAGCTGTGGTTCGCGTTCGTGAACATAGTAATGCTCATCCTTCTGCCGATCTCGATGAGCATCGAGTACCTCCACCGGTTCAAGACCTTCTCGGCGGGGGAGTTCCTTAGTTCCCTCGAGATTGGAGTTAACATATACGGAAGCTCCTTTAAGTGCGCCTTCACCATGATAGGATTCAAGAAAAGACAGGAAGCTAAGGTTTTGCTGGATCAGCTGGACAAGAG CATAGCCGAGTGTTTTCTGATGACGGAGGCCATCTACATGGATCTCTGTACGGATGTGTGTCCCCTGATCTCCATGCTCATGGCTCGGTGCCACATTAGCCTCCTGAAACAGCGACTGAGAAATCTCCGATCAGAGCCAGGAAGGACCGAAGATGAGTACTTGGAGGAGCTGACGGAGTGCATTCGGGATCATCGATTGATATTGGA cTATGTTGACGCATTGCGACCCGTCTTTTCGGGAACCATTTTTGTGCAATTCCTCTTGATCGGTACTGTACTGGGTCTCTCAATGATAAACCTAATGTTCTTCTCAACATTTTGGACTGGTGTCGCCACTTGCCTTTTTATGTTCGACGTGTCCATGGAGACGTTCCCCTTTTGCTATTTGTGCAACATGATTATCGATGACTGCCAAGAGATGGCGGACTCTCTTTTTCAATCGGACTGGACCTCTGCCGACCGTCGCTACAAATCCACTTTGGTATACTTTCTTCACAATCTTCAGCAGCCCATTACTCTCACGGCTGGTGGGGTGTTTCCTATTTGCATGCAAACCAATCTGGCT ATGGTGAAGCTGGCATTTTCTGTGGTCACgataattaaacaatttaactTGGCCGAAAGGTTTCAATAA
- the LOC6617387 gene encoding odorant receptor 22a isoform X4: protein MLSKFFPHISKKPLSERVKSRDAFIYLDRVMWSFGWTEPENKSIAECFLMTEAIYMDLCTDVCPLISMLMARCHISLLKQRLRNLRSEPGRTEDEYLEELTECIRDHRLILDYVDALRPVFSGTIFVQFLLIGTVLGLSMINLMFFSTFWTGVATCLFMFDVSMETFPFCYLCNMIIDDCQEMADSLFQSDWTSADRRYKSTLVYFLHNLQQPITLTAGGVFPICMQTNLAMVKLAFSVVTIIKQFNLAERFQ, encoded by the exons ATGTTAAGCAAGTTCTTTCCCCATATTAGTAAAAAGCCATTGAGTGAGAGGGTTAAGTCCCGAGATGCCTTCATTTACTTGGATCGGGTGATGTGGTCCTTTGGCTGGACAGAGCCTGAAAACAAAAG CATAGCCGAGTGTTTTCTGATGACGGAGGCCATCTACATGGATCTCTGTACGGATGTGTGTCCCCTGATCTCCATGCTCATGGCTCGGTGCCACATTAGCCTCCTGAAACAGCGACTGAGAAATCTCCGATCAGAGCCAGGAAGGACCGAAGATGAGTACTTGGAGGAGCTGACGGAGTGCATTCGGGATCATCGATTGATATTGGA cTATGTTGACGCATTGCGACCCGTCTTTTCGGGAACCATTTTTGTGCAATTCCTCTTGATCGGTACTGTACTGGGTCTCTCAATGATAAACCTAATGTTCTTCTCAACATTTTGGACTGGTGTCGCCACTTGCCTTTTTATGTTCGACGTGTCCATGGAGACGTTCCCCTTTTGCTATTTGTGCAACATGATTATCGATGACTGCCAAGAGATGGCGGACTCTCTTTTTCAATCGGACTGGACCTCTGCCGACCGTCGCTACAAATCCACTTTGGTATACTTTCTTCACAATCTTCAGCAGCCCATTACTCTCACGGCTGGTGGGGTGTTTCCTATTTGCATGCAAACCAATCTGGCT ATGGTGAAGCTGGCATTTTCTGTGGTCACgataattaaacaatttaactTGGCCGAAAGGTTTCAATAA
- the LOC6617387 gene encoding odorant receptor 22a isoform X1 has translation MLSKFFPHISKKPLSERVKSRDAFIYLDRVMWSFGWTEPENKRWVLPYKLWFAFVNIVMLILLPISMSIEYLHRFKTFSAGEFLSSLEIGVNIYGSSFKCAFTMIGFKKRQEAKVLLDQLDKRCVRDEERSTVHRYVAMGNFFDILYHIFYSSFVVMNFPYFLLERRHAWRMYFPYIDPEKQFFISSIAECFLMTEAIYMDLCTDVCPLISMLMARCHISLLKQRLRNLRSEPGRTEDEYLEELTECIRDHRLILDYVDALRPVFSGTIFVQFLLIGTVLGLSMINLMFFSTFWTGVATCLFMFDVSMETFPFCYLCNMIIDDCQEMADSLFQSDWTSADRRYKSTLVYFLHNLQQPITLTAGGVFPICMQTNLAMVKLAFSVVTIIKQFNLAERFQ, from the exons ATGTTAAGCAAGTTCTTTCCCCATATTAGTAAAAAGCCATTGAGTGAGAGGGTTAAGTCCCGAGATGCCTTCATTTACTTGGATCGGGTGATGTGGTCCTTTGGCTGGACAGAGCCTGAAAACAAAAG GTGGGTCCTTCCTTACAAGCTGTGGTTCGCGTTCGTGAACATAGTAATGCTCATCCTTCTGCCGATCTCGATGAGCATCGAGTACCTCCACCGGTTCAAGACCTTCTCGGCGGGGGAGTTCCTTAGTTCCCTCGAGATTGGAGTTAACATATACGGAAGCTCCTTTAAGTGCGCCTTCACCATGATAGGATTCAAGAAAAGACAGGAAGCTAAGGTTTTGCTGGATCAGCTGGACAAGAGGTGCGTTCGTGATGAGGAGAGGTCCACTGTCCATCGCTATGTCGCCATGGGAAACTTTTTCGATATTTTGTATCACATATTTTACTCCAGCTTTGTGGTCATGAACTTCCCGTATTTTTTGCTTGAGAGACGCCATGCTTGGCGCATGTACTTTCCATATATCGATCCCGAAAAACAGTTTTTCATCTCCAGCATAGCCGAGTGTTTTCTGATGACGGAGGCCATCTACATGGATCTCTGTACGGATGTGTGTCCCCTGATCTCCATGCTCATGGCTCGGTGCCACATTAGCCTCCTGAAACAGCGACTGAGAAATCTCCGATCAGAGCCAGGAAGGACCGAAGATGAGTACTTGGAGGAGCTGACGGAGTGCATTCGGGATCATCGATTGATATTGGA cTATGTTGACGCATTGCGACCCGTCTTTTCGGGAACCATTTTTGTGCAATTCCTCTTGATCGGTACTGTACTGGGTCTCTCAATGATAAACCTAATGTTCTTCTCAACATTTTGGACTGGTGTCGCCACTTGCCTTTTTATGTTCGACGTGTCCATGGAGACGTTCCCCTTTTGCTATTTGTGCAACATGATTATCGATGACTGCCAAGAGATGGCGGACTCTCTTTTTCAATCGGACTGGACCTCTGCCGACCGTCGCTACAAATCCACTTTGGTATACTTTCTTCACAATCTTCAGCAGCCCATTACTCTCACGGCTGGTGGGGTGTTTCCTATTTGCATGCAAACCAATCTGGCT ATGGTGAAGCTGGCATTTTCTGTGGTCACgataattaaacaatttaactTGGCCGAAAGGTTTCAATAA
- the LOC6617386 gene encoding uncharacterized protein LOC6617386, with translation MAELLFPQLERPLPSLPSLHYTLFAYREELRRRDAPFMKMSTIKLHLTDNLILQTIKNIRQYDTIEIMNLNQEINFKRRLTKQMRKVRKLEKLGLHIDPRKLNEDGQWH, from the coding sequence ATGGCCGAGCTACTTTTTCCACAACTGGAGCGTCCTTTGCCCTCGCTGCCATCGCTGCACTACACCCTGTTTGCCTACAGGGAGGAGTTGAGACGCCGCGATGCCCCGTTCATGAAGATGTCCACCATCAAGCTGCACCTCACGGACAACCTCATCCTGCAGACGATCAAGAACATCCGGCAGTACGACACCATAGAGATTATGAATCTCAACCAGGAGATCAACTTCAAGCGGCGGCTGACCAAGCAAATGAGGAAGGTGCGCAAACTGGAGAAGCTCGGCTTGCACATCGATCCCCGGAAACTCAACGAGGACGGCCAATGGCACTGA